A single region of the Lactobacillus xylocopicola genome encodes:
- the yidD gene encoding membrane protein insertion efficiency factor YidD, whose translation MRKILIYLVKFYQRVISPALPKSCRYYPTCSTYMIDALTKMGPLKGLIMGLCRILRCNPFVRGGVDPVPDEFTIFRNPHPEKYEDEIIAKKFHPSTK comes from the coding sequence TTGCGTAAAATTTTGATTTACCTGGTAAAATTTTATCAAAGGGTTATTTCACCGGCTTTACCTAAGAGTTGCCGTTACTATCCCACCTGTTCAACTTATATGATTGATGCTTTAACTAAGATGGGACCGCTCAAGGGGCTAATTATGGGTTTATGCCGGATTTTGCGTTGCAATCCTTTCGTCCGCGGCGGGGTCGATCCTGTACCTGATGAGTTTACGATTTTTCGTAATCCGCATCCAGAAAAATACGAGGATGAAATCATTGCCAAAAAATTCCACCCATCAACGAAGTAG
- a CDS encoding rod shape-determining protein has protein sequence MARDIGIDLGTANVLINVSGKGIVLNEPSVVAVNTSTNKVVAVGTEAYMMVGRTPGNIRVVRPLKNGVIADFDITEAMLSYFIEKLNVKGFMSKPNIMICAPTGVTSIEQKAIIQAAEKSGGGKVYLDFEPKVAAIGAGLDIFKPQGNIVIDIGGGTTDIAVLSMGEIVTSQSLRFAGDHMNQAVVAYIKNKHNLLIGSRTAEQIKIEIGSAFEPDQEQTITVRGRDVVDGLPKQVTVSAPEIQEALHDGLMTIIASTKDVLEKTPPELSADIIDRGIMLTGGGALLKNIDKLISYYLKVPVLTADQPLEAVALGTGILLNNIEKHQLG, from the coding sequence GTGGCACGAGATATAGGAATTGATTTAGGAACAGCCAATGTGCTCATTAACGTTTCTGGTAAGGGAATTGTACTGAATGAGCCATCTGTAGTTGCTGTTAACACAAGTACAAATAAGGTAGTTGCAGTGGGAACTGAAGCATACATGATGGTTGGCCGGACTCCCGGTAATATTCGGGTTGTTCGCCCACTTAAAAACGGCGTCATCGCTGATTTTGATATTACTGAAGCGATGCTTTCATACTTCATTGAAAAGCTTAACGTCAAGGGTTTCATGTCCAAGCCAAACATCATGATTTGTGCACCAACTGGGGTTACTTCGATTGAGCAGAAAGCTATTATTCAAGCTGCCGAAAAATCTGGTGGTGGTAAGGTTTACCTCGATTTTGAACCTAAAGTTGCGGCCATTGGTGCCGGGTTAGATATTTTCAAACCTCAGGGCAACATTGTGATTGATATCGGTGGCGGCACCACTGATATTGCCGTTTTGTCGATGGGTGAAATTGTTACCAGCCAGTCATTGCGTTTTGCCGGGGATCACATGAACCAGGCCGTAGTGGCATACATTAAGAATAAGCATAACTTACTGATTGGTTCAAGAACTGCTGAGCAGATTAAAATTGAAATTGGTAGTGCCTTTGAGCCGGATCAGGAGCAGACAATTACTGTGCGCGGGCGGGACGTCGTTGATGGCTTACCCAAGCAAGTGACGGTGTCGGCGCCAGAAATTCAGGAGGCGTTGCATGATGGCTTGATGACCATTATTGCGTCAACTAAGGATGTGCTCGAAAAGACTCCGCCTGAGCTTTCAGCAGATATTATTGACCGCGGCATTATGCTGACTGGAGGCGGGGCTCTGCTAAAAAATATTGATAAGCTAATTTCGTATTACTTGAAAGTGCCAGTGCTAACGGCCGATCAACCGCTTGAAGCGGTTGCCTTAGGCACGGGGATTTTGCTTAACAACATTGAGAAGCATCAGCTTGGCTAA
- the atpD gene encoding F0F1 ATP synthase subunit beta: MSEGEVVQVIGPVVDVKFPLDKGLPDINNALRVIKSKDETIVLEVTLELGDGVLRTIAMESTNGLMRGMKVQDTGGPISVPVGSDTLGRVFNVLGDTIDNGPEFGQDHDRDSIHKEAPKYDELTTSQEILETGIKVIDLLEPYVRGGKVGLFGGAGVGKTTIIQELIHNIAQEHGGISVFTGVGERTREGNDLYFEMKASGVLSKTAMVFGQMNEPPGARMRVALTGLTLAEYFRDVEGQDVLLFIDNIFRFTQAGSEVSALLGRMPSAVGYQPTLATEMGQLQERITSTKKGSITSIQAVYVPADDYTDPAPATTFAHLDATTNLERSLVEQGIYPAVDPLQSTSSALDPEVVGQEHYEVATQVQHVLQRYHELQDIISVLGMDELSDEEKVIVSRARKIQFFLSQNFFVAEQFTGVPGSYVPIKETIKGFKMILDGHLDDLPEDAFRSVGPIEDVLKKAQSMGVTASDPEAKALLEK; this comes from the coding sequence TTGAGTGAAGGTGAAGTTGTTCAAGTAATCGGCCCTGTGGTCGATGTAAAATTTCCACTTGATAAAGGCCTACCTGACATTAATAATGCTTTGCGTGTAATTAAGTCCAAAGACGAGACGATTGTCCTTGAAGTTACGCTAGAGCTTGGTGATGGGGTCCTTAGAACAATCGCCATGGAATCTACCAATGGTCTGATGCGCGGGATGAAAGTCCAAGATACTGGTGGCCCAATCTCAGTACCAGTTGGCAGTGATACCTTGGGCCGGGTGTTTAACGTTTTAGGCGACACGATTGATAATGGACCCGAGTTTGGTCAAGATCATGATCGTGATAGCATCCACAAGGAAGCACCTAAATATGATGAATTGACTACTAGTCAGGAGATTCTTGAAACCGGAATAAAGGTTATCGACTTACTCGAGCCTTACGTTCGTGGTGGTAAAGTTGGTCTGTTTGGTGGTGCTGGTGTTGGTAAAACGACGATTATTCAAGAGTTGATTCACAACATTGCCCAAGAACATGGCGGTATTTCTGTCTTTACCGGTGTTGGTGAAAGAACGCGTGAAGGTAATGACCTTTACTTCGAAATGAAGGCATCGGGCGTTTTGAGCAAGACCGCGATGGTCTTTGGTCAGATGAACGAGCCGCCTGGTGCCAGAATGCGGGTAGCCTTGACCGGACTGACTTTAGCTGAGTACTTCCGGGATGTTGAAGGGCAAGATGTGTTACTTTTTATTGACAACATCTTCCGCTTTACCCAAGCGGGTTCCGAGGTCTCGGCCTTGCTGGGACGGATGCCAAGTGCGGTTGGTTATCAACCGACGCTGGCTACAGAAATGGGTCAATTGCAGGAAAGAATCACTTCGACTAAGAAAGGTTCGATTACTTCAATTCAGGCCGTTTATGTGCCAGCCGATGACTATACTGACCCGGCACCAGCCACAACTTTTGCTCACCTGGACGCAACGACCAACTTGGAGCGTAGCTTGGTTGAGCAGGGGATTTATCCAGCTGTTGATCCGCTCCAATCCACTTCTAGTGCCTTGGATCCGGAAGTTGTTGGGCAGGAGCACTACGAAGTTGCTACCCAAGTGCAGCACGTCCTGCAACGTTACCATGAATTACAGGACATCATTTCTGTTTTAGGAATGGATGAATTGTCTGATGAAGAAAAGGTAATTGTTAGTCGGGCACGGAAGATTCAGTTCTTCCTGTCACAAAACTTCTTTGTTGCAGAGCAGTTTACCGGTGTTCCCGGTTCTTATGTTCCGATCAAGGAAACGATTAAGGGCTTTAAGATGATTCTGGATGGTCACCTCGATGACTTACCAGAAGATGCTTTTCGGAGTGTTGGTCCAATTGAAGACGTTTTGAAAAAAGCGCAGTCGATGGGCGTAACTGCTAGCGATCCAGAAGCTAAAGCATTGCTAGAAAAGTAG
- a CDS encoding F0F1 ATP synthase subunit epsilon, which produces MADPEKLFKVNVVTPDGLVFSHRCSLVEMRAIDGQRSVMYNHLPLLTPLAIGEIRVKRSREDNETVNHIAVSGGYFEFSDNVATIIADSAERSSSIDVSRAEAARKRAQAAMEEAKASHDQQSLERAQVALKRAANRISVYNSSN; this is translated from the coding sequence ATGGCAGATCCAGAAAAACTTTTCAAAGTAAATGTGGTAACTCCTGATGGCTTGGTCTTTTCCCATCGTTGTAGTCTCGTCGAGATGCGTGCAATTGATGGGCAACGTTCAGTCATGTATAATCACTTACCGCTTTTAACCCCACTAGCAATTGGTGAAATCAGGGTTAAACGCAGTCGTGAAGACAATGAGACAGTTAATCATATTGCTGTTTCAGGTGGTTATTTTGAATTTTCTGATAACGTTGCCACAATCATTGCTGATAGTGCTGAGCGTTCGAGCAGCATCGATGTTTCTCGGGCCGAAGCGGCCAGAAAACGAGCACAAGCGGCGATGGAAGAAGCTAAGGCCAGTCATGATCAACAATCACTTGAACGTGCTCAAGTTGCGTTGAAAAGGGCTGCGAACAGAATTAGTGTTTACAATTCCAGTAACTAG
- the atpA gene encoding F0F1 ATP synthase subunit alpha, whose translation MSIKAEEISSLIKQQLEHYDDKLDIKEVGVVTYIGDGIARAHGLNNVLANELLEFDNGSYGIAQNLESNDVGIIILGNFDNIREGDQVKRTGQIMRVPVGDELIGRVVNPLGQPVDGLGEIKTKKTRPIEDTAPGVMERQSVNQPLQTGIKSIDALVPIGRGQRELIIGDRKTGKTSLAIDTILNQKGQDVICIYVFIGQKESTVRTQVETLKRFGAMDYTIVVEAGPSEPAPMLYIAPYAGTAMGEEFMYKGKDVLVVFDDLSKQAVAYRELSLLLRRPPGREAYPGDVFYLHSRLLERSAKLSDDLGGGSMTAIPFIQTEAGDISAYIPTNVISITDGQIFLQSDLFFAGTRPAIDAGNSVSRVGGSAQIKAMKKVAGTLRTDLAAFHELESFAQFGSDLDQATQAKLNRGRRVVEVLKQPLHDPIPVEKQVVILYALTHGYLDSVPVEDIARFEKELYDNFDNAHADLLKQIRETGELPDEKELQAALSAFADSFSPSNN comes from the coding sequence TTGAGCATAAAAGCAGAAGAGATTAGCTCTTTGATCAAGCAGCAGCTTGAACACTATGATGACAAACTCGACATTAAAGAAGTTGGAGTTGTGACTTACATAGGTGATGGTATCGCCCGGGCTCACGGATTGAATAATGTTCTGGCCAATGAATTGTTGGAATTTGACAATGGTTCTTATGGTATTGCTCAAAACCTTGAATCAAATGATGTTGGTATCATTATTTTAGGTAACTTTGACAATATTCGAGAAGGCGACCAAGTCAAGAGAACCGGTCAAATTATGCGGGTTCCGGTTGGCGATGAGTTAATCGGTCGGGTGGTTAACCCTTTGGGTCAGCCAGTCGATGGGTTAGGCGAAATCAAGACGAAGAAGACGCGGCCAATCGAGGACACGGCTCCAGGCGTGATGGAACGGCAGTCGGTTAATCAGCCACTGCAAACCGGTATCAAGTCAATTGATGCCCTCGTTCCAATCGGCCGGGGTCAGCGTGAACTCATTATTGGTGACCGTAAGACGGGTAAAACCAGTTTGGCCATCGATACCATTTTGAACCAAAAGGGTCAAGACGTAATTTGTATTTATGTCTTCATTGGACAAAAGGAATCAACGGTTAGAACCCAGGTAGAAACATTGAAGCGTTTCGGTGCAATGGATTATACGATTGTGGTGGAAGCCGGACCAAGTGAACCGGCACCGATGCTGTACATTGCACCGTACGCTGGGACCGCGATGGGTGAGGAATTCATGTACAAGGGCAAGGATGTTCTGGTGGTCTTTGATGACCTCTCCAAGCAAGCCGTGGCCTACCGTGAACTTTCCTTGCTCCTTCGTCGTCCGCCTGGTCGTGAAGCCTACCCGGGTGACGTTTTCTACTTGCACTCACGCCTTTTAGAGCGTAGTGCGAAGTTGAGTGATGACCTGGGCGGAGGATCGATGACGGCAATACCGTTCATCCAGACCGAGGCCGGAGACATCTCAGCTTATATTCCAACCAACGTGATTTCAATTACGGACGGCCAGATCTTCCTGCAGAGTGACTTGTTCTTTGCAGGGACACGGCCGGCGATTGACGCTGGTAACTCTGTTTCCCGGGTTGGTGGTAGTGCCCAAATCAAGGCGATGAAGAAGGTTGCGGGTACCTTGCGTACCGACCTGGCCGCCTTCCACGAACTGGAGAGTTTTGCCCAGTTCGGTAGCGACTTGGATCAGGCAACGCAAGCCAAGCTGAACCGTGGTCGCCGGGTTGTTGAAGTATTGAAGCAGCCACTGCACGACCCAATTCCGGTCGAAAAGCAGGTTGTCATTTTGTACGCTTTGACTCACGGCTACCTGGATTCCGTTCCGGTAGAAGATATCGCACGCTTTGAAAAAGAGCTATATGATAACTTTGATAATGCTCACGCAGACTTGCTTAAGCAGATTCGTGAGACTGGTGAATTACCTGATGAAAAAGAGTTACAAGCTGCACTTAGCGCATTTGCAGATAGCTTTTCACCAAGTAATAACTAG
- a CDS encoding universal stress protein, with protein sequence MTKQYHHIQVAVDGSKEADLAFKKAVAAAKRNDATLEILHVIDTRSFQNVSSFDSQMVEQVSADAKKKLQDYYDTAESAGVKDSHYAIEFGAPKEIIAHQFPQKHDVDLIVIGATGLNAVERILIGSVTEYVTRTADCDVLVCRSTETA encoded by the coding sequence ATGACAAAACAATATCACCACATTCAAGTTGCCGTTGATGGTTCTAAAGAGGCTGACTTGGCGTTTAAAAAAGCCGTCGCGGCTGCTAAACGCAATGACGCCACATTAGAAATTTTACACGTTATTGATACCCGGTCGTTTCAAAATGTGTCAAGCTTCGACTCTCAAATGGTGGAACAGGTATCCGCCGATGCCAAGAAAAAATTGCAAGACTATTATGATACTGCCGAAAGTGCAGGCGTAAAAGACTCCCACTATGCTATTGAGTTTGGCGCACCAAAAGAAATTATTGCCCACCAGTTTCCGCAAAAGCATGATGTAGATCTAATTGTGATCGGTGCAACCGGGCTTAATGCAGTTGAACGAATCTTGATTGGCAGTGTGACTGAATACGTCACGCGAACAGCGGATTGTGACGTACTGGTCTGCCGGTCCACCGAAACAGCATGA
- a CDS encoding DUF1146 domain-containing protein, whose translation MFQLGVHALISIIIYLFTIALSFQIMKNVQVEKIIRKGRVFEAQLLLIFSAIALGFLVGNFLIALMDTSMQLRNFF comes from the coding sequence ATGTTTCAACTAGGTGTTCACGCCCTAATCAGTATTATTATTTACCTATTTACGATTGCCTTATCATTTCAAATAATGAAAAATGTCCAAGTCGAAAAAATTATCCGCAAGGGGAGAGTTTTTGAAGCCCAGTTACTGCTCATCTTCAGCGCAATTGCCTTAGGCTTTTTAGTGGGGAACTTTTTGATTGCCCTCATGGATACGTCAATGCAGCTACGGAATTTCTTTTAA
- a CDS encoding F0F1 ATP synthase subunit gamma: MPASLLELKNKIASVKQTGKITEAMRMVSAAKLNQTEKRDKGYTTYNDHVRNTLSRLMSAEVINHLHRENVKVDTDSMGKIDYENVFDLGIISDMIQARKEVKSTGYLVVTGDRGLVGSYNSAVIKNMMGLVEDSRAQHRDIKILAVGSVGAEFFKKNHLNVVYENNAITDVPTFDEVLPIVSTAIKMYLNGVYDELYVCYTHHVNSLSSAFRVEKMLPIVDIDIGIKEAEAHKDLEYDIEPDVNAVLTTLVPQYARSTIYGAILDAKTSEHASSMTAMQSATDNVNDLVSSLTTKLNRARQAEITTEITEIVSGANALK, from the coding sequence ATGCCTGCATCATTACTTGAGTTGAAGAATAAAATTGCTTCAGTTAAGCAAACTGGTAAAATCACGGAGGCCATGCGAATGGTTTCCGCGGCAAAATTAAACCAAACCGAAAAGCGCGATAAGGGCTACACGACCTATAATGATCATGTTCGCAATACCCTGTCGCGCCTAATGAGTGCTGAAGTTATCAACCACCTACATCGTGAAAACGTTAAGGTGGATACTGATAGTATGGGTAAAATTGACTATGAAAATGTGTTTGATCTCGGAATTATCTCTGATATGATTCAAGCACGTAAAGAAGTCAAATCTACCGGCTATTTAGTTGTTACTGGTGACCGGGGCTTGGTTGGATCTTATAATAGTGCAGTCATAAAAAATATGATGGGACTAGTTGAAGATTCAAGAGCCCAGCACCGGGACATCAAGATTTTGGCAGTTGGTTCAGTTGGTGCGGAGTTTTTTAAGAAAAATCACCTAAACGTGGTTTATGAAAACAATGCGATCACTGATGTGCCGACTTTTGATGAGGTTTTGCCAATTGTTTCAACGGCGATTAAAATGTATTTGAACGGAGTTTACGACGAGTTGTACGTTTGTTATACCCACCACGTTAACTCTTTGTCATCTGCATTTCGGGTTGAAAAGATGCTACCAATTGTCGATATTGATATTGGCATTAAAGAAGCTGAAGCGCACAAAGATTTAGAATATGATATTGAACCTGATGTTAATGCAGTCTTAACCACTTTAGTTCCGCAATATGCGCGGTCGACTATTTATGGTGCAATTTTGGATGCCAAAACATCCGAGCATGCAAGCTCGATGACAGCCATGCAGAGTGCAACGGACAATGTTAATGATCTGGTTTCAAGTCTAACTACTAAGTTAAACCGTGCAAGACAAGCAGAAATCACTACTGAAATTACTGAAATTGTCAGTGGTGCCAATGCTTTGAAATAA
- the atpF gene encoding F0F1 ATP synthase subunit B, with the protein MTFQTLFAASANHIYIGNTIWYMIVFAILLLLVKHYAWGPVSDMMEKRRQKVINDLDSAADNRKKAEVLANEREAALKNSKQEAMQILSSAKTDAQKTSSQIVAEANDDAAAIHAKAQTDAAQAKAAALDEARAEVADISVTIAEKVIARNLSADDQKDLVDQFIKGLNK; encoded by the coding sequence ATGACATTTCAAACATTATTTGCAGCCTCAGCGAATCACATCTACATCGGTAATACCATCTGGTACATGATTGTCTTCGCAATTTTGCTTCTTTTAGTTAAGCATTATGCTTGGGGACCAGTCTCCGACATGATGGAGAAGAGACGGCAAAAAGTAATCAATGATTTGGATTCAGCCGCAGATAACCGCAAAAAAGCCGAAGTTTTGGCTAATGAACGTGAAGCTGCTTTGAAGAATTCAAAACAAGAGGCAATGCAAATTCTCTCTAGTGCAAAGACTGACGCGCAGAAGACGAGCAGTCAGATTGTCGCAGAAGCTAACGATGATGCTGCTGCGATTCACGCTAAGGCTCAAACCGATGCCGCTCAGGCAAAGGCTGCAGCTTTAGATGAGGCACGTGCAGAGGTGGCTGATATTTCGGTCACAATTGCTGAAAAAGTAATTGCACGGAATTTGTCTGCTGATGACCAAAAGGATTTGGTTGATCAATTTATTAAGGGGCTGAATAAGTAA
- a CDS encoding replication-associated recombination protein A: protein MKPLAYRMRPKNLDEVVGQQHLIGPGKIIRRMVEAKLLSSMILYGPPGIGKTSIASAIAGSTKYAFRKLNAATDGKKQLEQVATEGKMSGTVILLLDEIHRLDKTKQDFLLPLLEKGEIILIGATTENPYISISPAIRSRCQIFELKSLSTADVKQAIDRALKDTTNGLGKYQVKVTNDAQKLLIQKGNGDLRSTLNGLELAVRSTKQEMIAAGKSTEQGFTINQEEMANSIQLRSQNFDASGDGHYDLVSAFQKSIRGSDTDAALHYLARLVESGDLPAICRRLSVIAYEDIGLANPAAAQHAIIAIQAAQSLGFPEARIPLANAVIELALSPKSNSAIKAIDQALNDVRQHDFGAIPDNLKDAHYSGAAKLGHGTNYVYPHSYPGDWVAQQYLPDKLTGQHYFDPKGNSKIEKAFQKQYLVLQNMQKEGLKKKPQ, encoded by the coding sequence ATGAAGCCACTGGCTTATCGGATGAGACCAAAAAATCTGGATGAGGTCGTAGGTCAGCAGCATTTAATCGGTCCGGGTAAAATTATTCGCCGGATGGTTGAAGCCAAACTACTATCCTCAATGATTCTGTATGGTCCACCTGGAATTGGTAAGACTAGTATTGCCAGTGCCATCGCCGGTTCAACTAAGTATGCCTTTCGCAAGCTCAATGCGGCAACTGATGGCAAGAAGCAATTAGAACAGGTTGCAACTGAGGGCAAAATGAGCGGTACGGTCATTTTGCTATTAGATGAAATTCACCGCCTGGACAAAACTAAGCAGGATTTCCTCCTTCCCTTACTCGAAAAGGGAGAGATTATTTTAATTGGCGCAACCACGGAAAACCCATACATCTCCATTTCACCTGCCATTCGGTCACGTTGTCAGATTTTTGAATTAAAGTCTCTATCCACAGCAGATGTCAAGCAGGCTATTGACCGGGCCTTAAAGGATACCACGAATGGACTTGGAAAATACCAGGTTAAAGTCACTAATGATGCCCAAAAACTGCTCATTCAAAAAGGCAACGGTGACCTGCGTTCCACCTTGAATGGCCTGGAGCTTGCAGTTCGGTCAACCAAACAAGAAATGATTGCAGCGGGCAAGAGCACCGAACAAGGTTTTACCATCAACCAGGAAGAAATGGCAAATTCTATCCAATTGCGCAGTCAAAACTTTGATGCCAGTGGTGACGGGCATTACGACCTGGTTTCAGCTTTTCAAAAGTCGATTCGTGGTTCTGACACGGATGCCGCTCTCCATTATTTAGCCCGGTTAGTTGAATCAGGGGACCTTCCAGCTATCTGCCGGCGCTTGAGTGTGATCGCTTACGAAGACATTGGCCTCGCTAATCCAGCGGCCGCCCAGCATGCCATAATTGCTATTCAAGCAGCCCAAAGCTTGGGTTTTCCAGAAGCCCGTATTCCCCTAGCCAATGCCGTAATTGAACTAGCCCTCTCACCTAAGAGTAATAGTGCCATTAAGGCCATCGATCAGGCTTTAAACGACGTGCGCCAGCATGATTTTGGTGCCATTCCTGACAATCTGAAGGACGCCCACTACTCTGGAGCGGCTAAATTGGGGCATGGAACTAATTATGTCTATCCACACTCCTATCCAGGCGACTGGGTAGCCCAACAATATTTACCCGACAAGTTAACCGGTCAGCATTACTTTGACCCCAAGGGTAATTCGAAAATTGAAAAAGCTTTCCAAAAGCAGTATTTAGTCTTACAAAACATGCAAAAAGAAGGATTGAAGAAAAAGCCCCAGTGA
- a CDS encoding DUF2969 domain-containing protein, which yields MSKKPENINVEINELKGKENPTWEVIIPNKKTIGTIEKGSGRYRATTSKTNNVLYAKSLESSINDLLSYFALHEK from the coding sequence ATGTCAAAGAAACCAGAAAATATTAATGTTGAAATTAATGAGTTAAAGGGGAAAGAAAATCCGACCTGGGAAGTGATCATTCCCAATAAAAAGACCATTGGAACAATTGAGAAGGGTTCCGGACGCTACCGCGCAACAACTAGCAAAACGAATAATGTTTTGTATGCCAAGAGCCTAGAGAGCAGTATCAATGATTTGCTGTCTTACTTTGCACTACATGAAAAATAA
- a CDS encoding FtsW/RodA/SpoVE family cell cycle protein, with the protein MVKVENKTNLFDQIAWKIVVPVLLLAAVGLYAIYFAAVDDPSHMGSPLKAVLMQGLWYVISLGIVVFVIQFDAEQLFRIAPYVYAFGIILLIAVLFFYNRSVASSTGAKSWFKVGPISFQPSEVMKPAFILMLARVVHEHNQKLLHTLRNDWLLIGKIMAWLLPIAILLKLQNDFGTMLVFIAIVGGVILVSGISWKIITPMFVLVFILGAIVIFMVTTAGGQSFLSHFFQPYQFKRIMSWLNPSTDTSSVAYQLWLSMQAIGSGQIFGNGFGKLSVYVPVRGSDMVYSVIGESFGFIGSVAVILLYLYLIIQMVRITFDTKNAFYSYVSTGVIMMILFHVFENIGMSIDLLPLTGIPLPFISQGGSALIGNMIGIGMILSMKYHNKDYMFSQAGDF; encoded by the coding sequence ATGGTAAAAGTAGAAAATAAGACTAACCTGTTTGACCAGATAGCTTGGAAGATTGTGGTTCCGGTGCTGTTGTTGGCGGCGGTCGGTCTTTATGCAATTTATTTTGCAGCAGTTGATGACCCCAGTCATATGGGGAGCCCGCTAAAAGCGGTCCTCATGCAGGGGCTATGGTATGTTATCTCCCTTGGAATCGTAGTATTTGTTATCCAATTTGATGCAGAGCAACTCTTTCGAATAGCACCTTATGTCTATGCTTTTGGGATTATCTTATTAATTGCGGTTTTGTTCTTCTATAACCGGTCAGTTGCAAGCAGTACGGGGGCAAAGAGTTGGTTTAAAGTTGGTCCCATTTCTTTCCAGCCTTCAGAGGTGATGAAGCCCGCGTTTATCTTAATGCTGGCCCGGGTGGTTCACGAACACAATCAAAAACTGCTGCACACGCTGCGCAATGACTGGCTACTGATTGGAAAGATTATGGCCTGGCTATTGCCAATTGCCATTCTGCTCAAGTTGCAGAATGACTTTGGCACGATGCTGGTCTTTATTGCAATTGTGGGTGGGGTGATTTTGGTTTCGGGTATCTCCTGGAAAATCATTACACCAATGTTTGTGCTTGTTTTTATTCTGGGCGCAATTGTCATTTTTATGGTTACCACGGCAGGCGGCCAGTCATTCTTGAGTCATTTCTTTCAACCTTACCAATTCAAACGAATTATGTCATGGCTTAACCCTTCGACCGATACGTCATCAGTTGCTTATCAACTCTGGTTGAGCATGCAGGCCATTGGCTCTGGCCAAATTTTTGGTAATGGTTTTGGTAAGCTGAGCGTTTATGTACCAGTGCGGGGCTCCGATATGGTTTACTCTGTTATTGGTGAATCCTTTGGCTTTATTGGCAGTGTGGCTGTAATTCTGCTTTACCTATATTTGATTATTCAAATGGTCCGCATTACTTTTGATACTAAGAATGCCTTTTACTCTTACGTTTCGACTGGGGTCATTATGATGATTCTCTTCCACGTTTTTGAAAACATTGGTATGAGCATTGATTTGCTACCATTAACGGGGATTCCATTGCCGTTCATTTCTCAAGGTGGTTCAGCGCTGATTGGCAACATGATTGGAATCGGGATGATTTTGTCAATGAAGTACCATAATAAGGATTACATGTTCAGTCAAGCTGGCGACTTTTAA
- the atpH gene encoding ATP synthase F1 subunit delta has translation MALSKEEIAARYGTALFDYAQDMKALEAVHADLQELRQALSAHPQILQVFSDPILNTTEKKKALSAIEQGLVDEVQNFLNLLLDYNHFSALPAIIAYFNDLYNKNKKIMAGTAITSIELDESQLKALGESYAQKYGLTQVHLDNEVDDSIIGGVILKVGDYVVDGSVKNKLTKIRARLISKD, from the coding sequence ATGGCCTTGAGTAAAGAAGAAATTGCTGCACGTTATGGTACTGCACTGTTTGATTATGCGCAGGATATGAAAGCTTTAGAGGCTGTTCATGCGGATTTACAGGAGTTGCGCCAAGCACTGTCTGCTCATCCACAAATTTTACAGGTTTTTAGTGATCCGATACTAAACACTACAGAAAAGAAAAAGGCTTTGTCTGCAATTGAGCAGGGTTTGGTCGATGAAGTCCAGAACTTTCTGAACTTACTACTCGATTACAATCATTTTTCTGCTCTGCCAGCTATTATCGCTTACTTTAACGACTTGTATAACAAAAACAAAAAAATCATGGCGGGAACCGCAATTACGTCAATTGAATTAGACGAGTCCCAGCTTAAGGCTTTGGGCGAGAGTTATGCACAAAAATATGGCTTGACCCAGGTTCACCTTGATAACGAGGTTGACGATAGCATTATTGGTGGTGTGATTCTGAAAGTCGGCGATTATGTCGTTGATGGTTCCGTCAAAAACAAGCTGACCAAGATTCGTGCGCGGTTAATTAGTAAAGATTAA